In Pseudomonas fakonensis, one DNA window encodes the following:
- a CDS encoding T6SS immunity protein Tli4 family protein, whose product MKWLQFVLVFSPCVYAADDIRQECIGRSVFEVSEPVSWAAFNVGQYRFWVDESPMFSSGVGGVGDHVYYADDGLLYKVSFAKTREQFEYAREDWILQSEDYVENLHRQLKMEQKNLKVFSDEFQGATLDRIKAKVAELQEQLASAGYREFDIGLPDAFAVGRRSPDQVFLWRNNRVYYFWFTNRLVRSLEDVKNLMARFEPRDSHQIPKGPGVCVPYGFIHDDGLATFSIKSSLRFDSTPNVVMSMLTTSANYRTKRTLAPYETDDNPSYDDTLWKKSSIEQAINLGRHQTVLKGWRLDPLPGSGEEEHTWFATAAVGGRARPLFAVHMQSFPKFTGDLQTLAPPPEKVIPKFLKITQSLRDL is encoded by the coding sequence ATGAAGTGGCTGCAGTTTGTTCTGGTTTTTTCTCCCTGTGTTTACGCGGCGGATGATATCCGGCAGGAGTGCATTGGGCGCTCAGTTTTCGAGGTGTCTGAGCCTGTTTCCTGGGCGGCATTCAATGTTGGGCAGTATCGTTTCTGGGTGGACGAATCACCCATGTTTTCAAGCGGTGTCGGAGGCGTGGGAGATCACGTTTATTATGCGGACGACGGACTGCTGTACAAGGTCAGCTTTGCCAAGACACGTGAGCAGTTCGAGTACGCTCGCGAAGATTGGATATTGCAGTCTGAAGACTATGTCGAAAACCTTCATCGTCAACTGAAGATGGAACAGAAAAATTTGAAGGTTTTTTCTGATGAATTTCAAGGCGCCACACTCGACCGAATCAAAGCGAAGGTGGCAGAACTGCAAGAGCAGCTTGCGAGTGCAGGCTATCGTGAATTTGACATAGGCCTTCCTGATGCCTTCGCGGTCGGTAGGCGTTCGCCTGATCAGGTTTTCTTATGGCGTAACAATCGCGTTTACTATTTTTGGTTCACGAACCGACTCGTCAGGTCGCTCGAGGACGTCAAGAACCTGATGGCGCGCTTTGAACCCCGCGATAGCCATCAAATCCCCAAAGGGCCGGGCGTGTGTGTGCCCTACGGCTTTATCCATGACGATGGTCTGGCTACGTTCAGCATCAAGAGCAGTCTACGTTTCGACAGCACGCCAAATGTGGTGATGAGCATGCTCACTACGTCTGCGAATTACCGGACCAAGCGCACCTTGGCCCCCTATGAAACCGACGATAACCCCAGCTACGACGATACCCTCTGGAAGAAATCCAGCATCGAACAGGCCATCAACCTGGGGCGGCACCAGACTGTGCTCAAAGGCTGGCGCCTGGACCCGCTTCCGGGCTCCGGCGAAGAAGAGCACACCTGGTTTGCGACTGCTGCCGTGGGTGGGCGGGCCCGCCCTTTGTTTGCGGTACACATGCAAAGCTTCCCGAAGTTCACCGGCGACCTGCAAACCCTGGCACCACCACCGGAAAAGGTGATCCCGAAGTTCCTGAAAATCACCCAAAGCCTGCGGGATCTGTAA
- a CDS encoding phospholipase D-like domain-containing protein codes for MPYVIKQIKLIMQVSMIRIQRHVGIKAMMDYGATRKEALNIIYNKDGNGQPVYARQDWSRYLTLLNLRTWGYLKGRVVTEQIYVHSKLMIADDRVAILGSANINDRSLNGQRDSELAAIIRDTQPVKAKLDGKYPHTVGKAVHQLRVDLWRKHFGLDLPPGGPVAPFTELADCLDQPAAEYVWRAIQERARANSEAYETVFDFIPQSRSQVQVMSEAAEKRYPDGFPASIWPTWTYRDALELELGGYLKEPAPHQENFWLKGDPDAPMGVTGFICALPVKWTKGEESNSGFNLTILANRQSQQGAGDVVAQSESPLHKGHHS; via the coding sequence GTGCCTTATGTGATTAAACAGATCAAATTGATCATGCAAGTATCGATGATACGCATTCAGCGGCATGTCGGCATCAAGGCGATGATGGACTACGGGGCGACGCGAAAGGAGGCGCTGAACATCATTTATAACAAAGATGGCAATGGGCAGCCGGTATATGCCCGGCAAGACTGGAGCCGCTACCTGACGCTGCTCAACCTGCGCACCTGGGGCTACCTGAAGGGCCGGGTGGTCACCGAGCAGATCTACGTGCACAGCAAGTTGATGATCGCCGACGACCGCGTGGCGATTCTGGGCAGCGCCAACATCAACGACCGCAGCCTGAACGGCCAGCGGGATTCGGAGCTGGCAGCGATCATTCGCGACACGCAACCGGTGAAGGCGAAATTGGACGGCAAATACCCGCATACGGTGGGCAAGGCCGTGCATCAGTTGCGCGTGGACCTCTGGCGCAAACACTTCGGGCTCGATTTGCCGCCGGGCGGGCCGGTGGCGCCGTTCACCGAGCTGGCGGATTGCCTGGATCAGCCGGCGGCAGAGTATGTGTGGCGGGCGATACAGGAACGGGCGCGGGCTAACAGTGAGGCTTACGAGACGGTGTTTGATTTCATTCCGCAAAGCAGGAGCCAGGTTCAAGTGATGAGTGAGGCGGCGGAAAAAAGGTATCCCGACGGTTTTCCGGCCTCCATCTGGCCTACCTGGACGTATCGAGATGCCTTGGAGCTGGAATTGGGTGGTTATCTAAAAGAGCCCGCGCCTCACCAGGAGAATTTTTGGTTGAAAGGCGATCCAGATGCACCGATGGGCGTGACTGGCTTTATATGTGCACTGCCCGTGAAGTGGACAAAGGGTGAGGAAAGTAATTCGGGTTTCAATTTGACGATTCTCGCCAATCGTCAATCGCAGCAGGGGGCGGGAGACGTGGTGGCGCAGTCAGAGTCTCCGTTGCACAAGGGTCATCACTCATGA
- a CDS encoding TolC family protein, translating into MPIPRNVAWFCLLLVGPAAADGLSLAQALDAAYANNPELAAVGREVGVAEGERRQAGLLPNPELSWEVEDTRRSTSTTTVTLSQPLELGGKRGARIEVAEAGQALAQLELERQRNGLRADVVQAYHAALRAQTALELAQQSQALTERGVRVVEGRVKAGQSSPVEATRAQVQLAQAQAAMRRAQTGRAVAWQALARLTGSADPFERLDAATLSPGQAPQAAQLLAKLEQTADWRLAAAQVQRGEASLGSEKAQRIPNLTVSLGSQYSREDRERVNLVGLSMPLPLFDRNQGNVLAAARRADQARDLRNAVELRLRSDTRSAVEQWATAMGEVQAYDRTILPSAQQAVDTATRGFEMGKFAFLDVLDAQRTLIEARGLYLDALAQATDARAQVERIYGEL; encoded by the coding sequence GTGCCCATCCCCCGCAATGTCGCCTGGTTCTGCCTGCTGCTGGTCGGCCCTGCCGCCGCCGATGGCCTGAGCCTGGCCCAGGCCCTGGACGCCGCCTACGCCAACAACCCGGAGCTGGCCGCCGTCGGCCGTGAAGTCGGCGTGGCCGAGGGCGAACGGCGCCAGGCCGGGTTGCTGCCCAACCCTGAGCTTTCCTGGGAGGTCGAAGACACCCGGCGCAGCACCAGCACCACCACGGTCACCCTCAGCCAGCCGCTGGAGCTGGGCGGCAAGCGCGGTGCGCGCATCGAGGTTGCCGAAGCCGGCCAGGCACTGGCGCAACTGGAGCTGGAGCGCCAGCGCAACGGCCTGCGTGCCGATGTGGTGCAGGCCTACCATGCAGCCTTGCGCGCACAGACCGCACTGGAGCTGGCGCAGCAATCCCAGGCCCTGACCGAACGCGGTGTGCGGGTGGTCGAGGGCCGGGTCAAGGCCGGCCAGTCGTCGCCGGTGGAGGCGACCCGCGCCCAGGTGCAACTGGCCCAGGCCCAGGCTGCAATGCGCCGCGCGCAAACCGGGCGCGCCGTGGCCTGGCAGGCACTGGCGCGGCTGACCGGCAGCGCCGATCCCTTCGAGCGGCTCGATGCCGCCACCCTGTCACCCGGCCAGGCGCCGCAGGCCGCGCAGTTGCTGGCCAAGCTCGAGCAGACCGCCGACTGGCGCCTGGCTGCCGCGCAAGTGCAGCGCGGCGAGGCCAGCCTGGGTTCGGAAAAGGCCCAGCGCATCCCCAACCTCACCGTCAGCCTGGGCAGCCAGTACAGCCGCGAGGACCGCGAGCGGGTCAACCTGGTCGGGCTGTCGATGCCGCTGCCGCTGTTCGACCGCAACCAAGGCAACGTGCTGGCCGCCGCGCGCCGCGCCGACCAGGCCCGCGACCTGCGCAATGCCGTGGAACTGCGCCTGCGCAGCGACACGCGCAGCGCCGTCGAGCAGTGGGCCACCGCGATGGGCGAGGTGCAGGCCTACGACCGCACCATCCTGCCCTCGGCGCAGCAGGCGGTGGACACCGCCACCCGCGGCTTCGAGATGGGCAAGTTCGCCTTCCTCGATGTGCTCGACGCCCAGCGCACGCTGATCGAGGCGCGCGGCCTGTACCTCGATGCTCTGGCCCAGGCCACCGATGCGCGTGCGCAGGTGGAGCGTATCTACGGCGAACTCTGA